In Acipenser ruthenus chromosome 1, fAciRut3.2 maternal haplotype, whole genome shotgun sequence, the genomic stretch CGCTAGATTGATTGTTATTGGACAATCTTCGCACCATCATATTGATGTAAGTACTTATAATATCTTACTGCCAAatcataaatatatacacactctATCATGTTCCAAAAGCCTAAAGTAGTGCAACGTACTGTGTAAAGTAATGTGTATGTCAGTCTACATCAGAAGTGAAGTTGTTTGTATGAATCATATATTAAAATGAACACAGCGTATGATATAACACACATGATGTAACATTTATATTGCCTTTTGATTGTCTTTTAAGTTAGCGGTACACCTTTTATAGTTGTTATAATTCCTTTATGGTCCATCTTAATAGGCCTTTTGCCAACTGACCGGGTATCCACATGAAATGTACGTTGACCCTGAAAAAGAAGTATATAGAAAGCTTGGAATGAATAGAGgggatacatttttaaaagcaggtaAATGTtgtttgcatgtactgtatatatgggcATATATCTTGTGAACAACtaatcaaattgtgaaatgttATTGTTAGAGCATCACAATCTGGGGATATAAGGACATGCTTGTTAGGTTTTTTCCAGTCTCCATTTAAAGTTtggatgttgtgtgtgtttttagcaGGTCATAGTCTTCAtgtgaaatcaaatatgtttacTGGAACTGTGAAAAGCATATGGCGAGCAATGACCAGCACTGCATTTGATTTTCAAGGGGACCCAAGTCAGCAAGGAGGAGCTTTGATTATAGGACCTGGTAAACCTATACACCTTCTTTCTGTATTGATTATTCATATAAGGTGCCATAGTTAAGTGAGCAATACAAATCTAGCTTGTCATAATACTGCACAAAAGAACTTGCAACAAGTTCATCCAGCTGAGTGCACAATGAGACAAATGTCTGCCTGTCAGTCTCAGGTATCATACTGAACTAGAATGCTGTAGGCTGCTTTCAATTGCAGCTCAGGTTAACATCAATGGTGTAATAATTTCAGGTGTTACAAGGAGCAAGGAGTGTTCACTACATTTTCATCACTAAcagtttcaaataaattaccataaaaatctaATTCAAAATCTGAGACCTATGAAATTCTGGCAAAATGTAGTGGCAAGTAATTCACAATGCTCGAATCTTCCATCTATAAAGACACTATGTATTGCATTGTTGGTTTCGTCACATCATTTTTTGTTGAACTATTTCTATgatatatattatttatgtttactttCCTGTTGATGAAATTAGTTACTTACATTTCCCACACAGGTGCTGAAGTTCACTTTGCTCATTTCGACATGAACAGGCTTGATCACATGCCAATAAACTGGCTTTTGGAGCAGGCAGGAGTACAAACAGTGGATTTTACAGATCAGCCCATCATTCATGTCTAAAACCTGGACAGAAATGTAGTCAAATGGAATTGCTTGTGATAAGGAAAAAAGGGGGATGTGTAAGAGTTATGTTTTTCAATCCCAGAACCTGCTTTTGCGAGGTTCCTGATGCTTTGCGCTAGGTACATTATAATTGGTCTTTTCTTATTTGAACCCTTTGAaacatttaccatagtaaaatcataggaAAGTGCAatgaagcacagtaaaagcatggtaaagcacatggatgcattgtaaagcccagagagatgTTAAGGCATATTTAAAACCATGGGAGACTGTAGTAAATGGGGAAAAATATGGAAAAAACATAGGAAACCTGCAAAGTTACAGTGCAACATTACTGTGGTAAATTTTATAAGGAAACTGATATATACAACACTTTAAAGTGTAGTAAAAACATGCACTACTATTTGTGAGGatgtacaaaaaaaagcaaaacacttttgtgttattgtttatcgTTGATTTCTGCCACAACCTAATTACAATAAGAGAATGGCAATGTTTTTCTTAAAGGGACAGTCAAATCAGAATTTCCTGGACACTCTGAGCTGGTATTATACCGTATCCTAGTAATTCCCATAatccccttttttcttttaagcCAGTAGGAGTTGTTTGGGGAAATATCAGAAGAAGGTAGAAATAATTTAGGGAAACCCATTAGtaaggtagctgtgtgtgtgaaaaaatacatggagGCACTATGAATACTATAGATGTTTGTTCAAACTAATGAGAACGCTGACTAAAAGTTATAAATGCTTATGTATATTTAGTAAAAGCTGcctatacatttttcttttaatattttataatttaatgtcTGGTCTGATGAATTGGATTACAGTACATTCGTAACACAACTTTGTCTAACTCATTCCTAATGCCCATCTTCATCTGCTCAAAAAAAAGCAGCAGATACAAAACCAACATATCACACCATGATAGTTTATTCATACTTGGAAGTTCACTCCCCTATCACAGCGATTAACCCTCTCATTTCCAAAATgacttacaataaaaaatacaacaaaatagtaCAATCATTTTACTGGCTAGATCTAATAAGTATTATACAATGGTTAAAAAAGCACAACCAATGATTTGGCTCTTATTTAATTAGAATCAGGAAAATTCCAGTTCGATTTCAATATATcacaagccattttataagtgcaataacacACCTGAAGGCATGGGTGGTACTGATTCAACCCACTTCTCAGGTAGTTTAAGACACCTTTTACAGTTGTTATATTTCCTTTATGGTCCATCTTAATAGGCCTTTTGTCAACTGACCGGGTATCCAcatgtgtgttattgcttacctATTAACAGGTCTaagaatatcatttttttttacaactgagTTTATTACTTCAGCCAATGTATGCTGAAAAgcagtatactgtacatactgtattattaaataagaaaataaagtgCATTTCACTGATAAAGAAGATGCAGTTTGTCTGAGGATGGTTTTAATTAGGAATGCAATTCAGGATTGCTTACTGCGCCTAACAGTTTGA encodes the following:
- the LOC117408992 gene encoding peroxiredoxin-like 2C, which gives rise to MDTTPPVTQQIGRNPHENRCKSVDIDVSDVQDCNVFDRQGNRLSFRSLYQEKKAIIVLVRHFLCYTCKEYVEDLAKIPKSFLSHADARLIVIGQSSHHHIDAFCQLTGYPHEMYVDPEKEVYRKLGMNRGDTFLKAAGHSLHVKSNMFTGTVKSIWRAMTSTAFDFQGDPSQQGGALIIGPGAEVHFAHFDMNRLDHMPINWLLEQAGVQTVDFTDQPIIHV